The Penicillium digitatum chromosome 6, complete sequence genome has a window encoding:
- a CDS encoding ATP dependent RNA helicase (Rok1), putative encodes MDAFRLLTRSTKLKPASSASDSRLPSTGKAANPQLFRTVETDKLEFAKNGKKRKRGAAVQQAEEDVPDLDFFSSNKRTAASVTETAAATAATENDKKVSAQDAASDDDDSMDEVERRTILNSHKIKVTDLRDLEEIQVQPTSTKDSKKKKKKSKKEEAPILSKKEQKRARRLFPEPLLNFKELRSKYRISSRLAENIAEQGFTVPTEVQLGTLPLLLGESSEPDLLVVAPTGSGKTLSFLIPVINKIVRHHHSNPDEHGILSLVVAPTRELASQIVNEGRKLVAGTGVKITLMRKGMRVGDVGAAGANVLEENSEESSGSEDDDTENKPAKQRTSVPVTKSDILVTTPLMLVNALSANRTTTMATLPLVRSLVMDEADVLLDPLFREQTLEIWKSCSHPDLRVGLWSATMGSNIEDLTKSTIKERLEDLERKPSKPHALLRLVVGLKDSAIPNIDHKLVYAATEQGKLMGLRQLLRPAAASASDVRLRPPFLIFTQTIPRAVALHSELKYDIPAEAGGSSRIAVLHSDLSDGQRSDIMRDFRKGEIWILVTTDLLARGVDFRGINGVVNYDIPNSAAVYVHRVGRTGRAGREGGIAVTYYTKEDIPYVKSIANIIDVSEKLRGGEEGDKSIQKWLLDALPNLSKNNKKDLKRHGVKARQAPRLTDKEEDGKSARGMRISTKSGFERRMENNKRGAIEASRNRKAAAAASGNASDTGSWSGLDD; translated from the coding sequence ATGGATGCGTTCAGATTATTGACCCGTTCAACAAAGTTAAAGCCCGCCTCGTCGGCTTCAGACTCTCGTCTGCCCTCCACTGGGAAAGCAGCCAATCCGCAGCTCTTCCGGACCGTGGAGACCGACAAGCTCGAGTTTGCCAAGAatggcaaaaaaagaaaaagaggcGCTGCCGTCCAGCAGGCTGAGGAAGATGTCCCTGATCTCGACTTTTTCAGTTCAAATAAGCGCACTGCAGCAAGTGTGACGGAAACCGCTGCTGCGACTGCTGCGACCGAGAACGACAAGAAAGTGTCTGCTCAGGATGCCGCCTCTGATGACGACGATTCCATGGATGAAGTGGAGCGTCGCACTATCTTGAACTCACACAAGATCAAGGTGACAGACCTGCGCGACTTGGAAGAGATCCAAGTCCAGCCTACGTCTACCAAAGAttccaagaagaaaaagaagaagtcaaagaaagaagaggcGCCGATTCTCAGTAAAAAGGAACAGAAGCGTGCCAGACGTTTGTTCCCGGAGCCACTGCTTAACTTCAAGGAGCTTCGGTCTAAATATAGGATCTCCTCGCGGCTCGCAGAGAACATTGCAGAGCAAGGATTTACCGTACCTACAGAGGTTCAACTTGGAACCCTACCATTGCTTCTGGGAGAATCTTCTGAGCCAGATCTTCTGGTTGTTGCCCCCACCGGTAGCGGCAAGACACTGTCATTCTTAATCCCTGTCATCAACAAAATTGTTCGACACCACCACTCAAACCCCGACGAGCACGGTATTTTGTCTCTGGTTGTGGCGCCCACCCGGGAGTTGGCAAGTCAAATTGTCAACGAGGGCCGCAAGCTAGTTGCTGGAACTGGCGTGAAGATCACGTTGATGAGAAAGGGTATGCGCGTTGGAGATGTTGGTGCTGCTGGTGCCAACGTTCTTGAAGAAAACAGCGAAGAATCATCTGGgtcggaagatgatgatacCGAAAACAAGCCAGCAAAGCAGCGAACCAGCGTCCCGGTCACCAAGAGTGATATTCTCGTCACTACGCCTCTGATGTTGGTCAATGCTTTATCTGCGAATCGGACAACCACCATGGCAACATTACCTCTCGTGCGGAGCTTGGTTATGGACGAAGCCGATGTCCTCCTGGACCCGTTGTTCCGGGAACAGACACTTGAAATCTGGAAATCATGCTCACACCCCGACTTGCGTGTCGGCCTTTGGTCAGCTACCATGGGATCCAATATCGAGGATCTCACAAAGTCGACCATTAAAGAGCGACTGGAAGATCTCGAACGAAAGCCAAGCAAGCCACATGCACTACTTCGTCTGGTTGTAGGGTTGAAAGACTCTGCCATCCCCAACATTGACCACAAACTTGTGTACGCAGCTACAGAACAGGGCAAATTGATGGGACTTCGCCAACTTCTTCGCCCTGCAGCAGCCTCGGCATCAGATGTCCGTCTTCGCCCTCCCTTCCTCATTTTTACGCAGACCATCCCTCGGGCGGTGGCACTACACTCCGAACTCAAATATGATATTCCAGCCGAAGCCGGCGGATCCTCCCGTATTGCGGTTCTCCACTCTGATCTCTCAGATGGCCAACGGTCTGACATCATGCGCGACTTCCGCAAAGGCGAGATCTGGATTTTGGTTACAACGGATCTGCTAGCCCGCGGCGTCGACTTCCGCGGTATCAACGGCGTAGTCAACTACGATATCCCCAACTCAGCCGCCGTCTACGTCCACCGCGTGGGGCGAACCGGTCGTGCTGGTCGCGAGGGCGGTATCGCCGTCACTTACTATACCAAGGAAGACATTCCTTATGTGAAGAGCATTGCCAACATCATCGACGTCAGCGAGAAGCTACGTGGTGGCGAAGAAGGCGACAAATCCATTCAGAAATGGCTGCTCGATGCTTTGCCGAACTTGAGCAAGAACAACAAGAAGGATTTGAAGAGGCATGGTGTTAAGGCGCGCCAGGCCCCAAGATTGACCGACAAGGAGGAGGATGGAAAGAGCGCTCGTGGTATGAGAATCAGTACCAAGAGTGGCTTTGAACGCCGCATGGAGAACAACAAAAGGGGTGCCATCGAGGCCAGTCGCAACAGGAAGGCTGCCGCAGCGGCTAGCGGCAACGCCAGTGACACTGGGAGCTGGAGTGGATTGGATGATTAA
- a CDS encoding Mitochondrial F1F0-ATP synthase g subunit, putative, with translation MPAVTRAVLRQSQFLTRRTVVRYASSTSEAAAKAGETASSAASKASEGLSKVSASAGPVIANAAGALRKIGGPAGKVISFVDSLVPPTIYYSKVGIELGRLVFRGQNMAPPNLATFQSYFQPFIRNPAALKTLPSPSTILASIRNASPKQLAFAGVTAAEVIGFFTVGEMIGRMNIVGYRGEPAHTH, from the exons ATGCCCGCCGTCACCCGTGCTGTCCTGCGGCAATCGCAGTTCCTGACCCGGAGAACCGTCGTCAGATATGCTTCGTCCACCTCGGAGGCTGCCGCCAAGGCTGGTGAGACTGCTTCTTCAGCTGCCTCCAAGGCCTCTGAGGGTTTGTCCAAGGTCTCTGCCTCCGCTGGTCCTGTCATCGCCAACGCCGCTGGTGCCCTGCGCAAGATCGGTGGACCCGCCGGCAAGGTCATCTCTTTCGTCGATT CGTTGGTCCCTCCTACTATCTACTACTCTAAGGTCGGAATCGAGCTCGGCAGACTGGTGTTCCGTGGCCAGAACATGGCTCCTCC CAACCTGGCCACCTTCCAGTCCTACTTCCAGCCCTTCATCCGCAACCCTGCTGCCCTCAAgaccctcccctccccctcgACTATCCTCGCCTCTATCCGCAATGCCAGCCCTAAGCAGCTCGCCTTCGCCGGTGTCACTGCCGCCGAGGTCATTGGCTTCTTCACTGTTGGCGAGATGATCGGTCGCATGAACATTGTTGGTTACCGTGGCGAGCCTGCGCACACGCACTAA
- a CDS encoding L-arabitol dehydrogenase, translated as MSSTTTVTKTNIGVYTNPKHDLWIAESNPTVEDINAGKGLKPGEVTIEVRSTGICGSDVHFWHAGCIGPMIVTGDHVLGHESAGQILAVAPDVTHLKVGDRVAVEPNVICNACEPCLTGRYNGCVKVAFLSTPPVDGLLRRYVNHPAIWCHKIGDMSYEDGAMLEPLSVSLAAIERSDLRLGDPLLVTGAGPIGLITLLSARAAGACPIVITDIDEGRLAFAKSLVPEVRTYKVEFGKSAEECADGIINALNDGQGSGPDALRPKLALECTGVESSVNSAIWSVKFGGKVFVIGVGKNEMTIPFMRLSTQEIDLQYQYRYCNTWPRAIRLVQNGVIDLHKLVTHRYSIENAIKAFETAANPKTGAIKVQIMSSEEDVKAATAGQKF; from the coding sequence ATGTCTTCCACAACAACCGTCACCAAGACCAACATCGGTGTCTACACCAATCCAAAGCATGACCTTTGGATCGCCGAGTCCAACCCAACAGTGGAGGACATCAATGCTGGAAAGGGCCTGAAGCCTGGCGAGGTCACAATTGAGGTGCGCAGCACCGGAATTTGCGGATCCGATGTGCACTTCTGGCACGCCGGTTGCATTGGTCCCATGATCGTTACGGGCGATCATGTCCTCGGTCACGAATCAGCCGGCCAGATTCTTGCGGTTGCCCCCGATGTCACCCACCTCAAGGTCGGCGACCGTGTTGCCGTTGAGCCTAACGTTATTTGCAACGCCTGCGAACCCTGTCTGACCGGTCGCTACAACGGTTGCGTGAAAGTCGCTTTCCTTTCCACACCTCCCGTCGATGGCTTGCTTCGGCGTTATGTCAACCACCCGGCCATCTGGTGCCATAAGATTGGTGATATGAGCTACGAGGACGGTGCTATGTTGGAGCCTCTCAGTGTGAGCTTGGCGGCTATCGAGCGCAGCGACCTGCGTCTCGGTGACCCACTGCTTGTCACCGGTGCCGGTCCTATTGGTCTGATCACGTTGCTCAGTGCACGCGCCGCTGGTGCCTGTCCTATTGTCATCACTGATATTGACGAGGGTCGTCTGGCTTTTGCGAAGTCCCTGGTTCCTGAAGTGCGCACCTATAAGGTGGAGTTTGGCAAGTCCGCCGAAGAATGTGCCGATGGTATCATCAATGCCCTGAATGACGGCCAGGGCTCTGGTCCTGATGCCCTGCGGCCCAAGCTGGCTCTGGAATGCACCGGTGTTGAGAGCAGCGTCAACTCCGCCATTTGGAGTGTCAAGTTTGGTGGCAAGGTGTTTGTCATCGGTGTCGGCAAGAATGAGATGACCATTCCCTTCATGCGTCTCAGCACCCAGGAGATCGACCTGCAGTACCAGTACCGCTACTGCAACACCTGGCCTCGGGCGATTCGCCTGGTTCAGAACGGTGTGATTGATTTACACAAGCTGGTCACTCACCGTTATTCTATTGAGAACGCGATCAAGGCCTTTGAGACCGCCGCTAATCCTAAGACTGGCGCCATCAAGGTACAGATTATGAGCTCGGAAGAGGATGTCAAGGCCGCCACTGCTGGTCAGAAATTTTAA
- a CDS encoding Glycoside hydrolase, family 31, whose translation MKGTLFLLAFLGGAAVLGSPSQLHTCPGYRVSHVKQLGQRLTADLDLAGDACNTYGTDLPKLKLLVEAQTETRLHVMIYDADEEVYQVPDAVLPRPESAKGRQKESALRFDFEENPFSFRVLRGDEVLFDTSDTNVIFQSQYLSLRTWLPNDPNLYGLGEHSDSLRLPTTNYTRTIWNRDAYTIPSNSNLYGAHPIYVDHRGEKGTHGVFFLNSNGMDIKIDQTADGKQYLEYNTLGGVLDFYFMAGPTPKEVSEQYSEVVGLPVMQSYWTFGYHNCRYGYQDVFDVAEVVYNYSRAGIPLETMWTDIDYMSGRRVFTLDDERFPVDKMRELVSYLHKHDQHYIVMVDPAVSNSDNDAFKRGHEQGVFLYRDKEQNKLYEGAVWPGLTVYPDWFNKDTQTYWNTEFERFFSARDGVDIDGLWIDMNEVSNFCPYPCKDPAEYATANDLPPAPPPVQSPPRHIPGFPADFQLGSSSSGASSSRHGKRDDAVVEKCSQDAKKNKVGLSGRDLVNPPYQISNEAGSISNKTIDTDLIHAGEGYAEYDTHNLYGTMMSSASRKAMLKRRPNVRPLIITRSTFAGAGSQVGHWLGDNVSQWDKYRISIPQMLAFASIFQIPMVGSDVCGFAGNTTEELCARWAMLGGFYPFYRNHNEFGTVPQEFYRWPTVTQAAKKIIDIRYRLLDYLYTSFHRQTLTGSPFLQPLFYIYPEDRKTFGNELQFFYGDSILVSPVSEEGSTSVDAYFPEDLFYDWFTGVAVQGDGSVQTITDLAITDIPIHIRGGSIIPLRTASAKTTTDLRKRGFEVLIAPGVDGSAEGELYIDDGESIQPDSAAEIQFKYRNGKLEILGRFGYRPHVVVEAVTLLGQKNKCRDIGSDAQSPSVTKKVQIELTGPAEVTLYPLK comes from the exons ATGAAAGGCACGCTGTTTCTCCTGGCTTTCCTCGGGGGTGCCGCTGTCCTGGGATCCCCATCACAGCTTCACACTTGTCCTGGTTATAGAGTTTCCCATGTGAAGCAATTGGGTCAGAGATTGACTGCTGATCTGGATCTTGCAGGAGATGCCTGCAATACCTATGGTACGGATCTTCCAAAGTTGAAGCTCCTGGTAGAGGCACAAACTG AAACCCGCCTCCATGTCATGATCTACGATGCCGATGAGGAGGTCTATCAAGTACCCGACGCTGTTCTCCCAAGACCCGAGAGCGCAAAAGGTCGTCAAAAAGAGTCCGCCCTGCGCTTCGACTTCGAAGAGAACCCTTTCTCATTCCGAGTGCTGCGCGGGGATGAAGTGCTCTTTGACACTTCTGACACCAACGTCATCTTCCAATCTCAGTACTTGAGCTTGCGCACTTGGCTTCCTAATGATCCGAATCTGTATGGTCTAGGGGAACACAGTGATTCGCTGCGTCTGCCTACTACTAATTATACTCGCACTATCTGGAACCGTGATGCATACACCATCCCTTCTAACTCAAACCTCTACGGTGCTCATCCTATTTACGTTGATCACCGTGGAGAGAAGGGTACCCACGGGGTCTTCTTTTTGAATTCGAACGGCATGGACATCAAGATTGATCAGACTGCTGATGGCAAACAATACCTCGAGTATAACACACTTGGCGGAGTCCTAGACTTCTACTTTATGGCCGGCCCGACCCCAAAGGAAGTGAGCGAGCAGTACTCTGAGGTCGTCGGTCTTCCTGTGATGCAAAGCTACTGGACATTCGGG TATCACAACTGCCGATATGGCTACCAGGATGTGTTCGACGTCGCCGAGGTAGTTTACAACTACAGCCGTGCTGGAATCCCACTCGAGACCATGTGGACCGACATTGACTACATGAGTGGTCGACGGGTATTTACTCTAGACGATGAGCGGTTTCCTGTCGACAAGATGCGCGAGTTGGTTTCGTATCTTCACAAGCATGACCAGCACTACATTGTCATGGTCGATCCGGCCGTCAGTAACTCTG ACAACGATGCTTTCAAACGAGGCCACGAGCAGGGCGTCTTCCTCTACCGTGACAAAGAACAGAACAAACTCTACGAAG GCGCCGTCTGGCCCGGCCTAACCGTCTACCCAGACTGGTTCAACAAAGACACGCAGACCTACTGGAACACAGAATTCGAGCGATTCTTCAGCGCAAGAGACGGCGTCGACATCGACGGTCTATGGATCGACATGAACGAGGTTTCCAACTTCTGCCCGTATCCCTGTAAGGACCCAGCAGAGTACGCCACGGCGAACGACCTTCCCCCAGCGCCTCCGCCCGTCCAATCGCCTCCCCGTCATATCCCCGGTTTCCCGGCTGATTTCCAGCTCggctcttcttcatctgggGCTTCTTCCTCACGCCATGGGAAGAGAGATGACGCTGTCGTCGAGAAATGTAGCCAGGAtgcaaagaaaaacaagGTCGGCTTGTCTGGTCGAGACCTTGTTAACCCGCCTTATCAGATCTCCAACGAGGCTGGCTCAATCAGCAATAAGACAATTGATACTGATCTCATTCATGCCGGCGAGGGATACGCTGAGTATGACACGCACAATCTCTATGGAACTA TGATGAGCTCGGCTTCCCGCAAGGCAATGTTGAAGCGTCGACCCAATGTGCGACCTCTGATCATCACGCGTAGCACCTTCGCCGGAGCAGGCTCTCAGGTCGGCCACTG GCTCGGTGACAATGTCAGCCAGTGGGATAAATACCGCATCTCAATCCCGCAGATGCTAGCCTTTGCCTCAATTTTCCAGATCCCTATGGTCGGCAGCGACGTCTGCGGCTTCGCGGGAAATACGACCGAAGAGCTATGCGCGCGCTGGGCAATGCTCGGCGGCTTCTATCCGTTCTATCGGAACCACAATGAGTTCGGCACCGTGCCACAGGAATTCTACCGCTGGCCTACTGTGACACAGGCCGCGAAAAAAATCATCGATATCAGATATCGTCTCCTCGATTACCTTTATACTTCTTTCCATCGTCAGACCTTGACGGGAAGTCCGTTCCTCCAGCCGCTTTTCTATATCTACCCCGAGGATCGCAAGACCTTTGGCAATGAGCTGCAGTTCTTCTACGGTGATTCCATTCTCGTTTCACCTGTCTCGGAAGAGGGTTCTACCTCTGTGGACGCCTATTTCCCCGAGGATCTTTTTTATGATTGGTTCACTGGTGTTGCAGTGCAGGGCGATGGATCTGTGCAGACGATAACTGATCTCGCTATTACGGATATCCCGATTCATATTCGTGGTGGGAGCATCATCCCGCTTCGGACGGCGAGTGCGAAGACTACGACTGATCTGCGCAAGCGTGGCTTTGAGGTTCTCATTGCGCCCGGTGTTGATGGATCCGCGGAGGGTGAGCTGTACATTGATGATGGTGAGTCAATTCAGCCGGATAGCGCGGCGGAGATTCAGTTCAAGTACCGCAATGGCAAGCTTGAGATTCTGGGTCGGTTTGGGTATCGGCCTCATGTGGTTGTTGAGGCTGTAACGCTGCTTGGGCAGAAGAATAAGTGTCGGGATATTGGGTCTGATGCTCAGAGCCCGAGTGTGACAAAGAAAGTCCAGATTGAGTTGACTGGGCCGGCTGAGGTGACTCTGTATCCTCTCAAGTAA
- a CDS encoding putative glycosidase crf1 encodes MPSVMKFAAAALAVAAPLVSAQTYSECNPMERSCPPNKGLTESNLHFDFTQASSLDQWKISGGSVPTGPNGAEFTINKEGDAPTLVSDFYFFYGELSIEMKTSPGQGIVSSAFLQSDDKDEVDWEALGGKANTIETNYFGKGDTTTYDRETYVPVTSPDESFHTYTVQWSKDTVNWLIDGANVRTLNYNDAQGGARFPQTPMNIHVGIWAGGAPTNGQGTIDWAGGLTDYSKGPYSMYIKSISVKNTNPAESYTWSDMSGSAESIQFTGSNVVSSRGTSSVAATSSTSEAPISSSTKAPSATENTPTTESTSTESTSTESTSTESTSTESTSAPATTLATKTSSSSSAQYTAESTAVSGSGAASAASVASSGVSPSGSSSSGFRSSPSPSSGSSSESGSSGSVSNTETGSTAPSGSGSLTSASASASPSFNAAASVAASYLGPVSLLGLVTALLQL; translated from the exons ATGCCCTCTGTCATGAAGTTCGCTGCTGCGGCTCTCGCAGTGGCTGCACCTCTTGTTTCAGCTCAGACGTACTCTGAATGTAACCCAATGGAACGATCATGCCCTCCGAACAAGGGTTTGACTGAGTCCAACCTTCACTTTGATTTCACCCAGGCTAGTTCCCTCGACCAGTGGAAGATCAGTGGCGGCTCAGTTCCCACCGGCCCCAATGGTGCCGAGTTCACTATCAACAAGGAAGGAGATGCTCCTACCCTTGTCAGCGACTTCTACTTCTTCTATGGCGAATTGTCCATTGAGATGAAGACTTCCCCTGGTCAAGGCATTGTCAGCTCTGCCTTTTTGCAGTCTGACGACAAGGATGAAGTTGACTGG GAAGCACTGGGTGGAAAAGCCAACACCATTGAGACCAACTACTTCGGAAAGGGTGATACCACAACCTATGACCGTGAGACCTATGTCCCTGTCACCAGCCCTGATGAGTCTTTCCACACCTACACCGTCCAATGGTCCAAGGACACTGTCAACTGGCTGATTGATGGTGCCAATGTCCGCACTCTCAACTACAACGATGCCCAGGGTGGTGCTCGCTTCCCTCAGACCCCCATGAACATCCACGTTGGTATCTGGGCCGGTGGTGCTCCCACCAACGGTCAGGGTACCATTGACTGGGCTGGTGGTCTGACCGACTACTCCAAGGGCCCCTACTCCATGTACATTAAGAGCATCAGTGTCAAGAACACCAACCCCGCCGAGTCCTACACTTGGTCCGATATGTCTGGCTCCGCTGAAAGCATCCAGTTCACCGGATCCAACGTTGTGAGCTCGCGCGGCACCTCCTCCGTGGCTGCCACCAGCTCCACTTCCGAGGCGCCGATTTCCTCTTCCACCAAGGCTCCTTCCGCTACCGAGAACACTCCCACCACTGAGAGTACCTCCACCGAGAGCACTTCCACCGAGAGCACTTCCACCGAGAGTACTTCCACCGAGAGCACTTCTGCCCCTGCCACTACCCTGGCTACCAAGACCTCCAGCTCCTCGTCTGCCCAGTACACCGCCGAGTCGACTGCCGTCTCCGGCTCCGGTGCTGCCAGTGCTGCCAGTGTTGCCAGCTCTGGTGTCTCCCCCAGTGGCTCTAGCAGCTCAGGCTTCCGCTCCAGCCCCAGCCCTAGCTCTGGATCTAGCTCTGAATCTGGGTCCTCCGGCTCCGTCTCTAACACCGAGACCGGCTCCACCGCCCCTTCGGGCTCTGGCTCACTCACCAGTGCCAGCGCTAGCGCCAGCCCTAGCTTCAACGCTGCTGCCTCTGTCGCTGCCAGCTACCTGGGACCCGTGTCCCTCCTGGGTCTGGTGACCGCCCTGCTCCAGCTCTAA
- a CDS encoding Threonyl-tRNA synthetase, class IIa: protein MRSLLCLRSSLTLGIKSLPWQLTRSRPLSYTAIRHCSCSDKPEAPMIPPTDHRALGTAQELFTSSVYSPGSPLFLPNGTHVVNKLISFLRTQYLQYGFREVLTPTIYKKSLWEISGHWQNYKDDMYEVTGRGASGEVEGEVGEDESYGLKPMNCPGHCLLFKSQNHSYRDMPVRYADFSPLHRNEVSGSLTGLTRVRRFHQDDGHIFSRPQQIKSEITSALGFVDMAMTTFGLGPYRLVLSTRPETDYIGTLEMWDNAEMQLREALDSTGREWALNEGDGAFYGPKIDIQLQDQAGKYHQLSTIQLDMNLPQRFELEYQVAEGEPDYNPATPGVATPVLIHRAIFGSLERFLALLIEQHGGHWPFWLSPRQAIILTVNQDDAVVRQAQEATAKFAGFRALVNGGTAESPRPLSTVDSTFLVDLDTSAQTLGKKIQRAKQMKYNLIFILGSRDLTDGGITVDITGQMQSKTDKDARILQELIKARLGDDALQNPRAVKLGIDEVHPLLVDLEKNFL, encoded by the coding sequence ATGCGCTCCCTCCTTTGCCTACGATCGTCCCTGACGCTTGGCATTAAATCTCTGCCATGGCAACTTACACGATCGCGACCGCTGTCATACACAGCCATTCGCCATTGTTCGTGTTCTGACAAACCCGAAGCTCCAATGATACCTCCCACCGACCATCGAGCTCTCGGAACAGCCCAAGAGCTCTTCACATCTTCAGTCTACAGTCCCGGATCTCCACTGTTCCTCCCAAATGGCACACATGTTGTCAACAAACTCATCTCCTTCCTCCGCACCCAGTATTTACAATATGGCTTCCGTGAAGTCTTAACCCCAACCATCTACAAAAAGTCCCTTTGGGAGATATCTGGCCACTGGCAGAACTACAAGGATGATATGTATGAGGTGACTGGCAGAGGAGCTAGTGGCGAGGTAGAAGGTGAAGTGGGCGAAGACGAATCCTACGGACTCAAGCCAATGAACTGTCCCGGCCACTGCCTGCTCTTTAAGTCTCAGAATCACTCTTACCGCGACATGCCTGTGCGCTACGCAGACTTCAGCCCACTGCACCGCAACGAAGTGTCAGGTTCGCTTACAGGATTGACACGCGTGCGGCGCTTCCATCAAGATGATGGTCATATATTCAGTCGCCCGCAGCAAATCAAGTCGGAGATCACCTCGGCGCTTGGATTTGTGGACATGGCTATGACGACCTTCGGACTCGGTCCGTATCGATTGGTCCTGTCGACTCGACCCGAAACGGATTACATTGGGACTTTGGAGATGTGGGATAATGCCGAGATGCAATTGCGAGAGGCTCTGGATAGTACTGGACGCGAGTGGGCACTTAATGAGGGCGATGGTGCGTTTTACGGCCCCAAGATCGATATCCAGCTCCAGGATCAAGCTGGAAAGTACCACCAGCTGTCTACTATTCAATTGGATATGAACCTGCCACAGCGATTTGAGCTGGAGTATCAAGTTGCCGAGGGCGAGCCAGACTACAATCCAGCCACACCCGGAGTTGCAACTCCGGTTTTGATTCACCGCGCCATCTTCGGCTCATTGGAGCGGTTTTTGGCGTTGCTGATTGAACAGCACGGCGGTCATTGGCCATTCTGGCTTTCTCCGCGCCAGGCCATTATCCTGACAGTAAACCAAGACGATGCTGTTGTGCGCCAGGCTCAGGAAGCGACAGCCAAGTTTGCCGGTTTCCGTGCATTGGTCAATGGTGGTACCGCCGAGTCGCCCCGTCCACTGTCCACTGTCGACTCTACTTTCTTGGTTGACCTCGATACCAGCGCACAGACCCTAGGCAAGAAGATCCAGCGGGCCAAACAGATGAAGTATaacctcatcttcattctCGGATCACGCGACCTAACCGATGGTGGTATCACTGTTGATATCACTGGACAGATGCAGAGCAAAACAGATAAAGATGCTCGTATATTGCAGGAGCTAATCAAAGCCAGACTAGGTGATGATGCGCTACAGAACCCTCGAGCTGTTAAACTTGGCATTGACGAAGTTCATCCGCTATTGGTCGATTTGGAGAAAAACTTCCTGTAA